Proteins from a single region of Haloterrigena alkaliphila:
- a CDS encoding HVO_2753 family zinc finger protein: MSTTDDQQRRSCVSCGINIAGTNAAAFKCPDCGAQIYRCAKCRKQSNLYKCPDCGFTGP; this comes from the coding sequence ATGAGTACGACGGACGATCAGCAGCGCCGGTCCTGCGTCTCCTGCGGGATCAACATCGCGGGCACGAACGCCGCCGCGTTCAAGTGTCCCGACTGCGGCGCCCAGATTTACCGCTGCGCCAAGTGCCGGAAACAGAGCAACCTCTACAAGTGCCCGGACTGCGGGTTCACCGGCCCATAA
- a CDS encoding 16S ribosomal RNA methyltransferase A — translation MRDPDGLIARAGVRGDPNRDQHFLVDDRVLDRLPTYLEEIDADTSHLLEIGGGTGALTDRLLAMGDEGDHVTVVERDRDLAEFLREEFAAEIDAGDLTVIEGDALEVDLPAFTASLSNLPYGVSSEITFRLLPEKRSLVLMFQREFAERMVAEPGTSEYGRLSVSTQHYAEPEIVETIPKEAFSPPPAVESAVVRLRPRNPDYEVDEEEFFLRFVKALFTQRRKTIRNAIRNTAHISGLEAPEAVVDAADEDVLRKRADAMAPTEFAALAKLAVDVGEPCED, via the coding sequence ATGAGAGACCCAGACGGACTGATCGCGCGGGCGGGCGTCCGCGGCGATCCGAACCGCGACCAGCACTTCCTCGTCGACGACCGGGTGCTGGATCGGCTCCCGACCTACCTCGAAGAGATCGACGCCGATACCTCACACCTGCTCGAGATCGGTGGCGGAACTGGGGCGCTGACCGACCGCCTGCTGGCGATGGGCGACGAGGGCGACCACGTGACCGTCGTCGAGCGCGACCGCGACCTCGCCGAATTCCTGCGCGAGGAGTTCGCGGCCGAAATCGACGCCGGCGATCTGACTGTGATCGAAGGCGACGCCCTCGAGGTCGACCTCCCCGCGTTCACGGCCTCCCTCTCGAATCTCCCCTACGGCGTCTCGAGCGAGATCACCTTCCGGCTGCTGCCCGAGAAACGCTCCCTCGTGCTCATGTTCCAGCGGGAGTTCGCCGAGCGGATGGTCGCCGAGCCCGGCACCTCGGAGTACGGCCGCCTTTCCGTCTCGACCCAGCACTACGCCGAGCCCGAGATCGTCGAGACGATCCCGAAGGAAGCGTTTTCGCCGCCGCCCGCCGTCGAGAGCGCGGTCGTTCGCCTCCGGCCTCGCAACCCCGACTACGAGGTCGACGAAGAGGAGTTCTTCCTACGGTTCGTGAAGGCGCTGTTCACCCAGCGCCGGAAGACGATCCGGAACGCGATCCGCAACACGGCCCACATCTCGGGGCTCGAGGCGCCCGAGGCGGTCGTCGACGCGGCCGACGAGGACGTGCTTCGAAAGCGAGCCGACGCGATGGCGCCGACGGAGTTCGCCGCGCTGGCGAAACTTGCCGTCGACGTGGGTGAGCCGTGCGAGGACTGA
- a CDS encoding cystathionine gamma-synthase gives MDDSDSRSDDDRSEQEGHRIETRSIHAGQEPDPETGALMTPIHANSTYEQDAPGDHRGYEYSRTGNPTRTDLEANLASLENADYGRAFASGMASINTVLNLLEAGDHVVTGNDVYGGTHRIFTQVYEDYDLEFSFVDMTDLDEIEAAFREETALLWLETPTNPLMSIVDIAGAAEIAHDNDALCAIDNTFATPYLQRPLDLGADIVSHSLTKYLGGHSDVVGGALLTNDEDLDERLGFYQNSVGATPGPFESFLVLRGTKTLPVRMDRHCENARAVATWLDDHPDVDRVYYPGLESHPGHEIAAEQMDDFGGMLSFELDASLEEASEVVSNTEVFTLAESLGGVESLIEQPAPMTHAAIPREERIAAGLSDSLIRVSVGIEHVDDLIADLEGAIESVLE, from the coding sequence ATGGACGATTCCGACAGCCGCAGTGACGACGACCGCAGCGAGCAGGAAGGCCACCGGATCGAGACCCGCTCGATCCACGCCGGTCAGGAGCCCGACCCCGAAACGGGCGCCCTGATGACGCCCATTCACGCCAACTCGACCTACGAGCAGGACGCGCCCGGCGACCATCGGGGCTACGAGTACTCCCGCACCGGGAACCCCACCCGGACCGACCTCGAGGCGAACCTCGCGAGCCTCGAGAACGCCGACTACGGCCGCGCGTTCGCCAGCGGGATGGCCTCGATCAACACCGTGCTCAACCTGCTCGAGGCGGGCGACCACGTCGTCACCGGCAACGACGTCTACGGCGGCACCCACCGCATCTTCACGCAGGTGTACGAGGACTACGACCTCGAGTTCTCGTTCGTGGACATGACCGACCTCGACGAGATCGAGGCGGCGTTCCGCGAGGAGACGGCACTGCTCTGGCTCGAGACGCCCACCAACCCGCTCATGTCGATCGTCGATATCGCGGGTGCGGCCGAGATCGCCCACGACAACGACGCGCTCTGCGCGATCGACAACACGTTCGCGACGCCGTACCTCCAGCGACCCCTCGATCTGGGCGCCGATATCGTCTCCCACTCCCTGACGAAGTATCTGGGCGGCCACTCGGACGTCGTCGGCGGCGCCCTGCTGACCAACGACGAGGACCTCGACGAGCGACTCGGCTTCTACCAGAACTCCGTCGGCGCGACGCCGGGCCCTTTCGAATCGTTCCTCGTCCTGCGGGGCACCAAGACCCTGCCCGTCCGGATGGACCGCCACTGTGAGAACGCCCGCGCCGTCGCGACCTGGCTCGACGACCACCCAGACGTCGACCGCGTCTACTACCCCGGCCTCGAGTCCCACCCCGGCCACGAGATCGCCGCCGAGCAGATGGACGACTTCGGCGGCATGCTCAGCTTCGAACTCGACGCGAGCCTCGAGGAAGCGAGCGAGGTCGTCTCGAACACCGAGGTGTTCACGCTCGCCGAGAGCCTCGGCGGCGTCGAGAGCCTGATCGAACAGCCGGCGCCGATGACCCACGCTGCGATTCCCCGCGAGGAACGAATCGCGGCCGGCCTCTCGGACAGCCTGATCCGCGTCTCGGTGGGAATCGAGCACGTCGACGACCTGATCGCCGACCTCGAGGGCGCGATCGAGTCGGTGCTCGAATAG
- a CDS encoding elongation factor 1-beta, whose translation MGKVAAKIKVMPDSPEIDLDALQERLESTLPEGAKINGVEREEVAFGLVALYPTVIVPDGAGGTEAVEESFTDVEGVESVGVENVGRI comes from the coding sequence ATGGGAAAAGTAGCTGCCAAAATCAAGGTCATGCCGGACAGCCCCGAAATCGACCTGGACGCCCTCCAGGAGCGCCTCGAGAGCACCCTCCCCGAGGGCGCCAAGATCAACGGCGTCGAACGCGAGGAGGTCGCGTTCGGCCTCGTCGCGCTCTACCCGACCGTGATCGTCCCCGACGGCGCGGGCGGCACGGAGGCCGTCGAGGAGAGCTTCACTGACGTCGAGGGCGTCGAGAGCGTCGGCGTCGAGAACGTCGGCCGCATCTGA
- a CDS encoding RNA polymerase Rpb4 family protein, which yields MTIFKEIVDEEFLTVSETKELLADIEAERAMDEDRELRYELARAIEHVNRFTVLEPEEAQNLVDDLQDVEKVDEATAYKIANLLPRNRDELRSVYAQQRYSLSGDELDEILNVVAQYA from the coding sequence ATGACGATCTTCAAAGAGATCGTCGACGAGGAGTTCCTGACCGTCTCGGAAACGAAGGAACTGCTCGCCGACATCGAAGCCGAACGCGCGATGGACGAGGACCGCGAGCTTCGCTACGAACTCGCGCGGGCGATCGAACACGTCAACCGATTCACCGTCCTCGAGCCTGAAGAGGCCCAGAACCTCGTCGACGACCTGCAGGACGTAGAGAAGGTCGACGAAGCCACGGCATACAAGATCGCGAACCTCCTGCCGCGCAACCGGGACGAACTCCGGTCGGTGTACGCACAGCAACGGTACTCGCTGTCGGGCGACGAACTCGACGAGATCTTAAACGTCGTCGCCCAGTACGCCTGA
- a CDS encoding HemK2/MTQ2 family protein methyltransferase, with protein MGLEDRRDAEPEVYQPAEDSHLLADAACDGLADADENDRVLEVGTGSGYVAGRIDAETPARVVAADLNPHAVRQAREEGLETVRADLVSPFADAAFDAVVFNPPYLPTDPDNEWDDWMERALSGGEDGRAVIDPFLERVPRVLAPDGVVYLLVSSLTGVDDVVEEAGEHGFSAVAVADESFPFETLTVLELLR; from the coding sequence ATGGGACTCGAGGACCGCCGCGACGCCGAACCGGAGGTCTACCAGCCGGCCGAGGACTCCCACCTCCTCGCGGACGCGGCCTGCGACGGCCTCGCCGACGCCGACGAGAACGATCGCGTCCTCGAGGTCGGCACCGGCTCGGGGTACGTCGCCGGGCGGATCGACGCGGAGACGCCCGCCCGCGTGGTCGCCGCGGATCTGAACCCCCACGCGGTCCGGCAGGCCCGCGAAGAGGGGCTCGAGACGGTCCGGGCCGACCTCGTCTCGCCGTTCGCCGACGCCGCGTTCGACGCCGTCGTCTTCAACCCGCCGTACCTGCCGACCGATCCCGACAACGAGTGGGACGACTGGATGGAACGCGCCCTCTCGGGCGGCGAGGACGGGCGCGCCGTCATCGACCCCTTCCTCGAGCGCGTCCCTCGCGTGCTCGCGCCCGACGGCGTGGTCTATCTGCTCGTGAGCAGTTTAACGGGAGTCGACGACGTGGTCGAAGAAGCCGGCGAGCACGGCTTCAGCGCCGTCGCCGTCGCCGACGAGTCGTTCCCCTTCGAGACGCTGACGGTCCTCGAGTTGCTCCGGTAG
- the gvpA gene encoding gas vesicle protein GvpA produces the protein MASPQRRPDASSLAEVLDRILDKGVVIDVWARVSVVGIELLTIEARVVVASVDTFLHYAEEIAKIEQATAEGDLEDLEELEVEPRPESSPKSAAQ, from the coding sequence ATGGCATCCCCACAACGCCGACCGGACGCGTCGAGCCTCGCCGAGGTGCTCGATCGGATCCTCGACAAGGGCGTCGTCATCGACGTCTGGGCGCGCGTTTCCGTCGTCGGAATCGAACTGCTGACGATCGAGGCTCGCGTCGTCGTCGCCTCGGTCGACACCTTCCTCCACTACGCGGAGGAGATCGCGAAAATCGAACAAGCGACGGCGGAGGGCGACCTCGAGGATCTGGAGGAACTCGAGGTCGAACCGCGTCCGGAATCGTCGCCAAAGTCTGCGGCCCAGTAG
- a CDS encoding HalOD1 output domain-containing protein: MIRVTSQMSPSDPDFSDDPDAPVRVEHRFDGETPPSIAIVQAIAAIENVDPIASPSDLGITLYDHVDPTALDQIVTGRNGSTSVTIDLTIHNDHEYAVRVQNSGRLIVERSG; this comes from the coding sequence ATGATCCGAGTTACCAGCCAGATGTCTCCCTCAGATCCGGACTTCTCCGACGACCCCGACGCCCCGGTGCGTGTCGAGCACCGATTCGACGGTGAGACGCCGCCGAGCATCGCCATCGTGCAGGCCATCGCCGCCATCGAAAACGTGGATCCGATAGCCTCGCCGAGCGACCTCGGGATTACGCTCTACGACCACGTCGATCCGACGGCGCTCGACCAGATCGTCACCGGACGGAACGGGTCCACTTCCGTCACGATCGATCTGACGATCCACAACGACCACGAGTACGCCGTGCGGGTGCAAAATTCGGGGCGACTCATCGTCGAGCGGAGCGGCTGA
- a CDS encoding DUF655 domain-containing protein, whose translation MTESDGDERDVRRAVVLDYLAHGLSDDSRPQYEKSPAGYALETDDFELYQVAFDEDERLTIGSDVVLEPRDAREIVTEARRVEYDDLSSGAQSELEYVVADLVEEEEQRFVDFYNDAQPITLRLHQLNLLPGIGKKLRNSILDERKRKPFESFEELSERVSGLHDPDEILVERILEELRDDDLKYQTFVGRREQEQNQ comes from the coding sequence ATGACTGAATCCGACGGCGACGAGAGGGACGTCCGTCGCGCGGTCGTATTGGACTACCTCGCACACGGGCTCTCGGACGATAGCCGCCCGCAGTACGAGAAGTCACCGGCCGGCTACGCCCTCGAGACCGACGATTTCGAGCTCTATCAGGTCGCCTTCGACGAGGACGAACGGCTCACCATCGGAAGCGACGTCGTTCTCGAGCCACGCGACGCGCGCGAGATCGTCACCGAGGCCCGGCGCGTCGAGTACGACGACCTCTCCTCGGGCGCCCAGTCGGAACTCGAGTACGTCGTCGCCGACCTCGTCGAGGAGGAGGAACAGCGGTTCGTCGACTTCTACAACGACGCCCAGCCGATCACGCTGCGGCTCCACCAGTTGAACCTCCTGCCGGGGATCGGGAAGAAGCTCCGCAACAGCATCCTCGACGAGCGCAAGCGCAAACCCTTCGAGAGCTTCGAGGAGCTGTCCGAACGCGTCTCCGGCCTCCACGACCCCGACGAGATCCTCGTCGAGCGCATTCTCGAGGAACTGCGCGACGACGACCTCAAGTACCAGACGTTCGTCGGCCGGCGCGAACAGGAACAGAACCAGTAG
- a CDS encoding mechanosensitive ion channel family protein: protein MSVPLTVLDRLVDAFGAEFQIAATVAAVAVLLAVLLSYRRLQGWLSERTSPLYSDIVTTTVLIGSCALSLSVVLEVWGLTDSVSTLRNNVGLGEAAFVDAAVTVIFVVGTLIVTRFVRRVIDEVLGSATAVTDHQREITHRISQVVIWSVSLVIVLSVWVDDLGGLLVGAGFFGIVVGMAARQTLGTILAGFVLMFDRPFEIGDWIEVEDHEGIVTDISIVNTRIRSFDGEYVMVPNDVISSSVVTNRSRRGRLRIEVDVGVDYATDVETAAEIAKTTVENLDRPLAAPSPQVVTKSFGDSSVVLGVRFWIDKPTARRRWKARTDAINAIKRAFEDEQIKIPYPQRELSGRAETDGFRIADGESRASRDGRATETAAETEAKTEMRHTEDD, encoded by the coding sequence ATGTCCGTGCCACTGACCGTTCTCGATCGGCTCGTCGACGCGTTCGGAGCGGAATTTCAGATCGCGGCGACGGTCGCGGCGGTCGCCGTCCTGCTGGCCGTCCTGCTCTCCTATCGACGACTGCAGGGGTGGCTCAGCGAGCGGACCAGTCCGCTGTACAGCGATATCGTCACGACGACCGTCCTCATCGGCTCCTGCGCGCTCTCCCTCAGCGTCGTCCTCGAGGTGTGGGGCCTGACCGATAGCGTCTCCACCCTCCGGAACAACGTCGGTCTCGGCGAAGCCGCGTTCGTAGACGCGGCCGTCACGGTGATCTTCGTCGTCGGGACGCTCATCGTCACGCGGTTCGTCAGGCGGGTCATCGACGAGGTGCTCGGCTCGGCGACGGCCGTGACGGATCACCAGCGGGAGATCACGCACCGCATTTCGCAGGTCGTCATCTGGTCGGTGTCGCTGGTCATCGTGCTGAGCGTCTGGGTCGACGACCTCGGCGGCCTGCTCGTCGGGGCCGGGTTCTTCGGTATCGTCGTCGGTATGGCCGCCCGCCAGACCCTCGGGACGATCCTCGCCGGTTTCGTCCTGATGTTCGATCGTCCCTTCGAGATCGGCGACTGGATCGAAGTCGAGGACCACGAGGGGATCGTCACCGACATCTCCATCGTCAACACCCGCATTCGCTCGTTCGACGGCGAGTACGTCATGGTCCCCAACGACGTCATCTCCTCGAGCGTGGTCACGAACCGCTCGAGGCGGGGCCGCCTGCGGATCGAGGTCGACGTCGGCGTCGACTACGCGACCGACGTCGAGACGGCCGCGGAGATCGCGAAGACGACGGTCGAGAACCTCGATCGCCCGCTGGCGGCGCCGTCGCCGCAGGTCGTCACGAAGTCCTTCGGCGACTCGTCGGTCGTCCTCGGCGTGCGGTTCTGGATCGACAAGCCGACCGCCCGCCGCCGCTGGAAGGCCCGAACGGACGCGATCAACGCGATCAAACGGGCCTTCGAGGACGAGCAGATTAAGATCCCGTACCCGCAGCGCGAACTCTCCGGCCGGGCCGAGACCGACGGCTTCCGGATCGCCGACGGCGAGTCTCGAGCGTCCAGGGACGGGCGAGCGACGGAGACAGCGGCGGAGACGGAAGCCAAAACCGAGATGCGGCACACGGAGGACGACTGA
- a CDS encoding helix-turn-helix domain-containing protein — MRQYELRLSPQQGWFHPFERRIGRTDGVRRVAIHRIRLVGDELGMMLYELGGDFERAEELVDDELGSMGYWIDEFDGRIFVCSLFGPNETVRELLRVTRDFRVFLDPPLIYVRDGDLKVTLFATERSFQQARSVVPDDVELTLETKRSFDPEENVFLAKLTPRQRRLFETAIDLGYYGSPRETTYEEIGREVGIAGGTVGEHLRKIEAKLVDHVVSESVADTPQPQRIR; from the coding sequence ATGCGTCAGTACGAACTTCGGCTCTCGCCGCAGCAGGGGTGGTTCCATCCGTTCGAGCGACGGATCGGTCGCACCGACGGGGTCAGGCGCGTCGCGATCCACCGGATCCGCCTCGTCGGCGACGAACTGGGGATGATGCTGTACGAACTGGGTGGCGACTTCGAGCGCGCCGAAGAGCTCGTCGACGACGAACTCGGCTCGATGGGGTACTGGATCGACGAGTTCGACGGCCGCATCTTCGTCTGCTCGCTGTTCGGTCCCAACGAGACCGTTCGCGAACTCCTGCGGGTGACGCGGGACTTCCGGGTGTTCCTCGACCCGCCGCTGATCTACGTCCGCGACGGCGATCTCAAGGTGACGCTGTTCGCGACCGAGCGGTCGTTTCAGCAGGCCCGCTCGGTCGTCCCCGACGACGTCGAGCTCACCCTCGAGACCAAGCGGTCGTTCGATCCCGAGGAGAACGTTTTCCTCGCGAAGCTCACGCCCCGGCAGCGCCGGCTGTTCGAGACGGCGATCGATCTCGGCTACTACGGTTCGCCCCGGGAGACGACCTACGAGGAGATCGGCCGCGAGGTCGGTATCGCGGGCGGCACGGTCGGCGAACACCTCCGGAAGATCGAGGCGAAACTCGTCGATCACGTCGTCTCGGAGTCGGTCGCCGACACGCCCCAACCGCAGCGAATCCGCTGA
- a CDS encoding MBL fold metallo-hydrolase, translating to MSSDAEREAGVHVLPITVDYGGRAFTITPTLVETERGLVLIDAGPEGCLDGIRTHLRSLEYDLEDIWLVLLTHHDGDHAAGLADLLEAVDAVVATHREEAPYITGERDPIKGDGDRYPPVDVDIELTGGVRIPTLAGPMDVVETPGHAPGHVSLHFPEDGLLLAGDALVADGEEPLSGPKPDFTPDMDRALESVAALAALEVDHVVCFHGGYVDRGSERIREIADRR from the coding sequence ATGTCATCCGACGCAGAACGCGAGGCCGGCGTTCACGTCCTCCCGATCACGGTCGATTACGGCGGCAGAGCGTTCACAATCACGCCCACGCTCGTCGAGACCGAGCGCGGACTCGTCCTGATCGACGCGGGTCCCGAGGGGTGCCTCGACGGGATCCGGACCCACCTCCGGTCGCTCGAGTACGACCTCGAGGACATCTGGCTCGTCCTCCTGACCCACCACGACGGCGATCACGCCGCCGGCCTCGCGGATCTGCTCGAGGCGGTCGACGCGGTCGTCGCGACCCACCGCGAGGAGGCGCCGTACATCACCGGCGAGCGCGATCCGATCAAGGGCGACGGCGACCGGTATCCGCCCGTCGACGTCGATATCGAACTGACCGGCGGCGTCCGGATCCCGACGCTCGCCGGCCCGATGGACGTCGTCGAGACGCCCGGCCACGCGCCCGGGCACGTCTCGCTGCACTTCCCCGAGGACGGCCTCCTCCTGGCCGGCGACGCGCTCGTCGCGGACGGCGAGGAACCGCTGTCCGGGCCGAAGCCCGACTTCACGCCCGATATGGACCGCGCGCTCGAGTCGGTCGCGGCGCTCGCGGCACTCGAGGTCGACCACGTCGTCTGCTTCCACGGCGGCTACGTCGACCGCGGAAGCGAGCGGATTCGGGAGATCGCGGATCGGCGTTGA
- a CDS encoding acyl-CoA dehydrogenase family protein has translation MEFELTDEQEALRDESRTFAAEEIRPNAIELDRAEEYPSEILAELGDRRLTGLTLPESHGGRGEGLVELAIVIEELAAALMSVASSLALHLGTATVIDRFGTEAQRDEYLPEMATFDTVGALGLSEESAGANKLEMETTAERDEDEWVLDGHKQWVTNFFDADYVLTYAKTGSEEAAPHNISAFFVPAEAFDVETEWDTLGSWSVKSPRVRLEDVRVDDDRRIGEVGEAYVQRGRLHDGINVPARGVGIARAALEDTVAYVSEREQYHQPVGEFQGVRWGVAEMAERIETARLLTLRAAARADAGTDVSREFPMAKIRATEAAIDNANDAIRFLGGRGYTTDYHVERYLRDARLLTMAGGPNDVHRNSLADAVFDEYGGSS, from the coding sequence ATGGAGTTCGAACTGACCGACGAGCAGGAAGCGCTGCGGGACGAGAGCAGAACGTTCGCGGCCGAGGAGATCCGACCGAACGCAATCGAACTCGATCGGGCGGAGGAGTACCCGAGCGAGATCCTCGCGGAACTCGGCGACCGCCGGCTCACCGGGCTGACCCTCCCGGAATCTCACGGCGGCCGCGGCGAGGGGCTCGTCGAGTTAGCGATCGTGATCGAGGAACTCGCGGCGGCGCTGATGTCCGTCGCGAGTTCGCTCGCGCTCCACCTCGGCACGGCGACCGTCATCGACCGGTTCGGAACCGAGGCCCAGCGCGACGAGTATCTCCCCGAGATGGCGACGTTCGACACCGTCGGCGCGCTGGGGCTCAGCGAGGAATCGGCGGGCGCGAACAAACTCGAGATGGAGACGACCGCCGAGAGAGACGAAGACGAGTGGGTCCTCGACGGCCACAAGCAGTGGGTGACGAACTTCTTCGACGCGGACTACGTCCTCACGTACGCGAAGACTGGGTCCGAAGAAGCGGCCCCGCACAACATCTCCGCGTTCTTCGTCCCCGCCGAGGCGTTCGACGTCGAGACGGAGTGGGACACGCTCGGCTCGTGGAGCGTGAAGTCGCCGCGGGTCCGTCTCGAGGACGTCCGCGTCGACGACGACCGGCGGATCGGCGAGGTCGGCGAGGCCTACGTCCAACGCGGTCGACTCCACGACGGGATCAACGTCCCCGCTCGCGGCGTCGGGATCGCCCGCGCGGCGCTGGAGGACACGGTCGCGTACGTCAGCGAGCGCGAGCAGTATCACCAGCCCGTCGGGGAGTTTCAGGGGGTTCGTTGGGGGGTCGCCGAGATGGCCGAGCGGATCGAGACGGCCCGTCTACTGACGCTTCGGGCGGCCGCGCGGGCCGACGCGGGCACCGACGTCTCGAGGGAGTTCCCGATGGCGAAGATCCGGGCGACGGAGGCCGCGATCGACAACGCGAACGATGCGATCCGGTTTCTGGGCGGTCGCGGGTATACGACCGACTACCACGTGGAACGCTATCTCCGGGACGCGCGGCTGCTGACGATGGCCGGCGGACCGAACGACGTCCACCGAAACTCGCTCGCGGATGCGGTGTTCGACGAGTACGGCGGTTCGAGCTAG
- the nreA gene encoding DNA repair protein NreA, which produces MRLDDYIEELEPDEEAERRRLAKEKSYAITDHLEEFERNFEQALSGDSLVGSTAPSIFVGRSNYPDIPVGVLSPVGDEDAAEEYVTDGNWYQQGYDIPDVLQRRTGLLNSNKRANVDSPSIASRLAPSVHDTWDGFVGVQREVAIAGRPVDLEIGLDDTPDLGLDTGTDVATPRGPRANARNAELRENPYVPKPVKKTLEDDDWQAQGAMTYLYRRGFDVYDINSILSAGALGETDQRRLVPTRWSITAVDDTVGQFLRGRIRNAPSIDEVQVWANEYMGNRYWVVLAPGNWEFELVEMKAPGSIWNPDPEGNTWMASASEGFEGRSSYVEETAGAYYAARLAVLEHLESIGRQAKCLVLREVSDDYWAPVGVWQVRESVRNAFEGEYGESETFHQAVAEVATQLPVSHARLRRKSELAAGLQSNLGAFSARD; this is translated from the coding sequence ATGCGCCTCGACGACTACATCGAGGAGTTAGAGCCCGACGAGGAGGCCGAGCGACGGCGCCTCGCGAAGGAGAAGTCCTACGCGATCACGGACCACCTCGAGGAGTTCGAGCGGAACTTCGAGCAGGCGCTGTCGGGTGACTCCCTCGTCGGATCGACGGCCCCCTCGATCTTCGTCGGGCGGTCGAACTACCCCGACATCCCCGTGGGCGTGCTCTCGCCGGTCGGGGACGAGGACGCCGCCGAGGAGTACGTCACCGACGGGAACTGGTACCAACAGGGGTACGACATCCCGGACGTCCTCCAGCGCCGAACGGGGCTGCTGAACTCCAACAAGCGCGCGAACGTCGATTCGCCGAGCATCGCGAGCCGACTCGCACCCTCGGTCCACGACACCTGGGACGGGTTCGTGGGCGTCCAGCGCGAGGTCGCCATCGCGGGCCGGCCGGTCGACCTCGAGATCGGCCTCGACGATACGCCCGACCTTGGCCTCGACACCGGGACCGACGTCGCGACCCCGCGCGGGCCACGAGCCAACGCCCGCAACGCGGAACTACGGGAGAACCCCTACGTTCCGAAACCAGTCAAGAAGACCCTCGAGGACGACGACTGGCAGGCACAGGGGGCGATGACCTACCTCTACCGGCGCGGGTTCGACGTCTACGACATCAACTCGATCCTCTCGGCGGGCGCGCTCGGCGAGACCGACCAGCGCCGCCTCGTCCCGACGCGGTGGTCGATCACCGCCGTCGACGACACGGTCGGTCAGTTCCTCCGCGGGCGCATCCGCAACGCGCCCAGCATCGACGAGGTGCAGGTCTGGGCCAACGAGTACATGGGCAACCGCTACTGGGTCGTCCTCGCGCCGGGCAACTGGGAGTTCGAACTCGTCGAGATGAAAGCGCCCGGCAGCATCTGGAACCCCGATCCGGAGGGGAACACCTGGATGGCCAGCGCCAGCGAGGGGTTCGAAGGGCGCTCGAGTTACGTCGAGGAGACCGCCGGGGCCTACTACGCCGCCCGACTGGCCGTCCTCGAGCACCTCGAGTCGATCGGCCGACAGGCGAAGTGCCTCGTCCTCCGCGAGGTGAGCGACGACTACTGGGCGCCCGTCGGCGTCTGGCAGGTCCGCGAGAGCGTGCGCAACGCCTTCGAGGGGGAGTACGGCGAGTCCGAGACCTTCCACCAGGCGGTCGCGGAGGTCGCGACGCAGTTGCCGGTCTCCCACGCTCGCCTCCGCCGGAAGTCCGAACTCGCAGCGGGACTGCAGTCGAATCTCGGCGCGTTCTCTGCTCGAGACTAG
- a CDS encoding 50S ribosomal protein L21e gives MPNSNGPRQGTRRKLANDPRDRGTSPPQRAIQEYEEGEKVHLKIDPSVHDGRFHPRFDGQTGEVVGKQGDAFKVQISDRGKEKTLIVTAAHMHAQNQEKSRI, from the coding sequence ATGCCGAACTCTAATGGCCCTCGTCAGGGAACGCGGAGAAAGCTCGCGAACGATCCTCGAGACCGAGGCACCTCGCCGCCGCAGCGAGCGATTCAGGAGTACGAGGAAGGCGAAAAAGTCCACCTGAAGATCGACCCGAGCGTCCACGATGGACGCTTCCACCCGCGCTTCGACGGACAGACCGGCGAAGTCGTCGGCAAACAGGGCGACGCCTTCAAGGTGCAGATCAGCGACCGCGGCAAGGAGAAGACGCTGATCGTCACCGCGGCCCACATGCACGCCCAGAACCAGGAGAAGTCCCGGATCTGA